Part of the Chitinivibrio alkaliphilus ACht1 genome is shown below.
GGAGTAACCTCACTGTTTCCAAGGGTATAAAAAATCTCCGCTCCGTGAGCATCTTCAGTAAAGAGTTCTATGTCAAGGGTCGTCGTATGAAATGTATACTCAGAACCCTTGCCTCCACGCCCCGGCGGATCTGCCCATAAGTCAGCCTGCGGAAGACCTTCGGAGATAATAAACCGTGCTGTGTCGGATTTGGTATTTGAATAGGCCGTATTTATGATGCCCGCCTTATTCACAGCAACCTCAAAAAGAGCGTTTCCGGAAATATGATCTCCATCACTGAGAATATCTGCAACAGTATTTATTGGTGGATGCCACCCCTCCATGACGGCGATAAAAATAATGTACCAATCTTCACCGTGCACCATATCCTCAGGTACCCTGGTGGTAAAGGTATAATTACCCCATCCATCAAAGATTTCATCATTTCCCACTTCAAAGGTTGGACGGGATCCATCATAGGCAATGGCCTCCTCCCCTTCACTGCCGCCATAGGCAATCAATCGATCATCTCCATCACCAAAGGTTTCATTCCTTGAAAACACACCCCCGATATGGAGAGATGCCTGCGGGTTATTCGAATCCACCTCTGTATTAATAGATACGGTCACTTCAAGCTCTTCACCGGGGTGAATAAACATAGGATCAATATGGATATCACCGATATCAACCACATCAGCCCACACCACAGATGCGCCTGCAAGAATAAGCGCAACTCCGTATATCCACTGTTGTATCAATTTCATATCCACTCCTTACTCTCTGCGCGGTAAATGGTCAACGGTAAAATCAACGCGAATCTCCTCAGTTTCTCCTGCGGGGATTGGAGGAAGCTCCCACACAAAGACATTTTCTTCTCGAGAAGTCCACTTCGGCTGGGCGCCAGTAACAACCAAGGCTTCAGGCACCGTATCCGTTACAACACGATCGGTAATCTCATGGGTACTATTGTTCTGTATTCTGATGTAGAAGGTTCCCGCATCACCCACGTCACCATGGTCGGGAATAAACTCCTTTTCAATATCGTAATCCAGCACCCCCGCAAGGAGGGCATAAATATTCTGGGCAGAGGCGTAGGCTCCCTGTTTCACATGGCCACCATGTAGATGATCAAGATCTGCCCAGGCATTTAAATTAAAGCTAACAATAAGACGACCATTTTGGCGTGGCTCAATATAGGGCGAATCCCAAAAAAGCATATGGGTGAGATCGCCAGAGTATAGCAAGGGCACGCCATACTCAATATATGACATCGGATAGGGCCCGGCACTCACCACGCGAAGTTCTTCTTCCTCGGGAATTGCATCTAAATCATTAAAATTGGTATTAAAATCTTCATGATCGCTAAAGGATATGGTGTAACTCCCCTGTCCAAGAATACGATCATAGAAAAAACGCTCACGGGTCAGCATATTAATTGCCGAGGCAACACCACGATTTCTATTCAAAAAAATGAATATTCAGCCTGAAGGAAAAGTCCGCCGCCATTGGAAAGAAACGAGCGAAAAAGGGACAGATCACTCGTGGGTTCAGTACCCGTGGTAATAGTTTCGGGAGCTTCCGGGCGATTATTTGAAAAGCGAAGGTCGTACACCTGCGTCCAGTGAGAAAGTTCATCTCCCCCATGAAGGTCCTCGGATATTTGGTCTCCAAATACCTCCATGAGCGGTCCGTAAATGCCCTGATTATTTGTGATATTGAGAATATCCACGTTGGCTGCGGGATGTATCTCCGGAATATTATAATTTAAATTATGCCCTGCCCCCACATGCTCAGGAATGGCATAATCAGGATTTCCCGTAAGGGCAGCACGGAAGGTTTCCATTATGGGCTGGGAAAACTCATTCCCATCAGAGTGATACCCCAATTCATTATAAATAAGCAGGACATGCCCAGGGTGGTCGGGAGCATCCGATGCATACACGCCCTGTGGAGCCCCAAAAATCAAGAATGCAGCAATGGCGGTTCCAAGGATGGACAGATTCATGAATCACCTCACAGATACTTGTTGTTTCTCCTACAATAGCTCAATATCAAAAAATTTACTGTTTTAAATGAAATATAGGAATTTTTATTGTCTTTTTCATACTTTTTTGTCAAATTTTCTTCACTGAGACAACAGGCAGGCCTACTAAAATGCAAAGAAGCGACGTGCGTGATACGACGAAAGAAACCGAAAAATGAGAAGAGATATGGAGAGCCAAAAAAAGCGGCGAAAGAGATTATTATCACATGGAGGGGGCTACAGGTGTCTTTGGGTGTGGAGTATAAAAAAAGCCCCGCTCTTGAGAGAGCAGGGCTCATATAACGATCCCGTGTCTACGGGAGTATCTTACCAACGGAAGTGAGCAAAGGCCTTGTTTGCTTCAGCCATTTTATGCACTTCAACTTTCTTACGAACCGCAGCACCTTCTTTATTAAAGGCTTGCCAAATTTCGTTTGAAAGGCGCTCAACCATGGACTTTTCATTCCGTCCACGGGCAGCATCAATAAGCCATCGCATGGCAAGGGCATTACCACGAACAGGACTTACTTCAAGGGGAACTTGGTAGTTTGCACCACCAACACGACGGGTTTTAACCTCAAGGGCGGGTTTGATATTATCAATAGCCTTTTTAAATACGGTTACACCATCTTTCCCATACTCACCTTTAATACGATCCATGGCTTTATAGAAAATAGTACGTGCAACGTTAAACTTACCATCAAGCATCATGCACTTCATAAACTTTGTAACCAAAGTACTTCCATATCTGGAATCGGGAACAACGGGTCGTTTAACTGCTCTGTTACGTCTTGACATTACAACTCCTTACCTTACTTCGGTTTTCTTGTTCCGTACTTCGAACGGGACTGTTTTCTATCTTCAACACCCTGTGTATCAAGGGAACCACGAACAATGTGATACCGTACACCGGGAACATCCTTCACCCGAC
Proteins encoded:
- the rpsG gene encoding 30S ribosomal protein S7 encodes the protein MSRRNRAVKRPVVPDSRYGSTLVTKFMKCMMLDGKFNVARTIFYKAMDRIKGEYGKDGVTVFKKAIDNIKPALEVKTRRVGGANYQVPLEVSPVRGNALAMRWLIDAARGRNEKSMVERLSNEIWQAFNKEGAAVRKKVEVHKMAEANKAFAHFRW
- a CDS encoding DUF11 domain-containing protein gives rise to the protein MNRNRGVASAINMLTRERFFYDRILGQGSYTISFSDHEDFNTNFNDLDAIPEEEELRVVSAGPYPMSYIEYGVPLLYSGDLTHMLFWDSPYIEPRQNGRLIVSFNLNAWADLDHLHGGHVKQGAYASAQNIYALLAGVLDYDIEKEFIPDHGDVGDAGTFYIRIQNNSTHEITDRVVTDTVPEALVVTGAQPKWTSREENVFVWELPPIPAGETEEIRVDFTVDHLPRRE